A stretch of DNA from Senegalia massiliensis:
GAGAATTAAGAATAAAAAAGACTTTAAAAGTATTAGAAAAAACAGATATAGCAATCATTTTATTAAGTTTTGAATCGGAAGATTTAGAATATGAAAAAAGTTTGATAGAAAATATAAAGAAGAAAAACATACCTATAATAGGAGTGTTAAACAAAGTTGATAAATATAATGGAAGTATAAAATATTTAGAGCAAGAACTAAATATAAAAATATATAAAACAAGTATTAAAACTAAAGATGGAATAGAAAAATTAAAAGATGAGATATGTAAATTGAAACCCTATATAAATGATGAAAATCCATTTATAATAAGAGATAAAATAAAAAAAAATGATGTTATAGTTCAAGTAACTCCAATAGATGATTCTGCACCAAAAGGAAGATTAATACTTCCTCAAGTTCAAACTATAAGAGAAGTGTTAGATGGTAATGGAATAAATATAGTGGTGCAAGACAGCGAGTTACAAAAGACAATTGAGTTATTTGGTGACAAAATAAAAATGGTTATTACAGATTCTCAAGTTTTTGGCAAAATAAAAGATATAGTACCAAATCATATATTTTTAACAAGTTATTCTATACTTTTTGGAAGATATAAAGGTGATCTTTTAGAGTTTACAAAAGGAATAAAAGAAATTAAAAGACTTAAAAAAGGAGATAAAATATTAATAAGTGAAGCCTGTAGCCATCATAGACAAAAAGGAGATATAGGAAGAGATAAAATACCAAAATTTCTACAAGAAATATCAGGAGTGGATCTTAATTTTGACTGGAGTTCAGGTAACAGTATACCAGAGGATATATCTAAGTATTCTTTAATTGTCCATTGTGGAGGATGTATGATTAATAGAAAGGAAATGGTTTCACGAATTAAAAATGCTTCACAAAAAAACATACCAATAATAAACTATGGAATTTTTTTAGCATATAAACATGATATATTAGAAAGAGCTTTAGAGATTTTTCCAGAACTAAATTAAATATGTTTCACGTGAAACATACCAATAAAAATAAACTGATAGCCATATTTATAGTGCTGTCAGTTTATTGATTATTATAGGATATTTTAGTATAATTTGAATTACAGGCATAACTTAAATAGGAGGGAGACTTTATGGAAAAAAGAATGTTATCACCTCAAGAAGTAGCTGATGCTACTATTAGAACAGCTGAAGGTAAAACTAAATTAAATTTCATACAAACATTCCTTTTAGGAATATTTGCTGGAGTTTTTGTTGGATTTGGCACTCATGGATATTTGACTGTAACACAAACCCTAGGAAATATTGATGTAGGATTGTCAAAATTAATAGGAGCATCGGTTTTTCCTGTAGGACTTATGTTAGTGCTGATGGCGGGAGCTGAACTTTTCACAGGAAATAATCTTATGACAATAGCACTTGTAGATAAAAGAATTACCTTTAGAAGTTTGTCTAAGAATTGGATTATTGTATATGTAGGGAATTTTATAGGATCTATTTTGCTTGCATATGCTATATATAAATCTGGACTGTACTCTGGAGAGAATATAAAAAACTTAGCTATTTCTGTAGGAGAAGCTAAGTTATCACTTTCATTTCATGATGCATTAATAAGAGGAATATTATGCAATATGATTGTAACATTGTCTGTTTGGTTTGCTACTGCAGCAAAAGATATAACTGGCA
This window harbors:
- the hydF gene encoding [FeFe] hydrogenase H-cluster maturation GTPase HydF, whose amino-acid sequence is MNSTPRSNRLHIGIFGKRNTGKSSLINALTSQEIALVSNIKGTTTDPVYKSMELLPIGPVVFIDTAGIDDEGKLGELRIKKTLKVLEKTDIAIILLSFESEDLEYEKSLIENIKKKNIPIIGVLNKVDKYNGSIKYLEQELNIKIYKTSIKTKDGIEKLKDEICKLKPYINDENPFIIRDKIKKNDVIVQVTPIDDSAPKGRLILPQVQTIREVLDGNGINIVVQDSELQKTIELFGDKIKMVITDSQVFGKIKDIVPNHIFLTSYSILFGRYKGDLLEFTKGIKEIKRLKKGDKILISEACSHHRQKGDIGRDKIPKFLQEISGVDLNFDWSSGNSIPEDISKYSLIVHCGGCMINRKEMVSRIKNASQKNIPIINYGIFLAYKHDILERALEIFPELN
- a CDS encoding formate/nitrite transporter family protein, coding for MEKRMLSPQEVADATIRTAEGKTKLNFIQTFLLGIFAGVFVGFGTHGYLTVTQTLGNIDVGLSKLIGASVFPVGLMLVLMAGAELFTGNNLMTIALVDKRITFRSLSKNWIIVYVGNFIGSILLAYAIYKSGLYSGENIKNLAISVGEAKLSLSFHDALIRGILCNMIVTLSVWFATAAKDITGKILAIWFPIMLFVLSGFEHSIANMFFLPIAKFVGLESSWLNIWLNNLIPVTIGNVIGGGIIVSGVYYLTYILPNKKTKKSK